One Polynucleobacter sp. MWH-Spelu-300-X4 genomic window carries:
- a CDS encoding transglycosylase SLT domain-containing protein, producing the protein MNINTQTLNITEVIESRFSSAASFISMVKVRCANFVGPIAVVGAFVLATLSIGQPLTIDQASWMIPGEVYEVLQNTKAVPSIADEAAKIPTKLVDGDAVDHTVLRTYAEKQAVARYLADKYKMDSSASYDFVEKAMVVGREVGLDPTLILAVTAVESGFNPLAESKKGAQGLMQVMTRVHAEKFQLFGGHEAALDPNANMRVGSLILREYIAKGGSLQAGLRLYVGASSVIINDGGYGEKVLAERQRLREAAGYKFAQLKKIKVI; encoded by the coding sequence ATGAATATAAATACACAAACTTTGAACATAACTGAAGTGATCGAAAGCAGATTTAGCTCTGCGGCTTCATTCATTTCTATGGTTAAAGTGCGTTGCGCCAATTTTGTTGGTCCAATCGCTGTAGTGGGTGCTTTTGTATTAGCCACCCTATCTATTGGACAGCCTCTAACTATTGATCAGGCTTCTTGGATGATTCCAGGGGAAGTCTATGAGGTACTTCAAAATACCAAGGCGGTACCTTCTATTGCTGATGAAGCAGCCAAGATCCCAACTAAGCTAGTTGATGGTGATGCTGTTGACCATACAGTTTTAAGAACCTATGCTGAAAAACAGGCGGTTGCTAGATATTTAGCGGATAAATACAAGATGGATTCATCCGCTAGCTATGACTTTGTTGAAAAGGCCATGGTTGTCGGCCGTGAGGTTGGCTTAGACCCAACCCTCATTTTGGCGGTAACTGCAGTTGAATCAGGTTTTAACCCGCTTGCTGAGAGCAAGAAGGGGGCTCAAGGCTTGATGCAAGTGATGACTCGTGTTCATGCTGAAAAATTCCAGTTGTTTGGTGGTCATGAGGCTGCCTTAGATCCAAATGCCAATATGCGCGTTGGTTCATTGATTCTTCGTGAGTACATCGCTAAGGGCGGCTCATTACAAGCAGGTTTACGCCTTTATGTCGGCGCATCATCTGTCATCATCAATGATGGTGGTTATGGCGAAAAGGTATTGGCCGAACGCCAACGTTTACGTGAAGCGGCTGGGTACAAGTTTGCCCAGTTGAAGAAAATTAAAGTTATTTAA
- a CDS encoding type II toxin-antitoxin system Phd/YefM family antitoxin has translation MAHAILSGTTASVTELKKDPMNTVAAGEGFPVAILNRNEPVFYCIPTKAYEDLLDRLEDLELNALANARKGQKRIRVTLDDL, from the coding sequence ATGGCACATGCAATATTAAGTGGTACTACCGCTAGCGTAACAGAGCTTAAAAAAGATCCTATGAATACAGTAGCGGCTGGAGAAGGCTTTCCTGTTGCAATTCTTAATCGCAATGAGCCCGTTTTTTACTGTATTCCAACTAAAGCTTATGAAGATCTTTTAGATCGCTTAGAGGATTTAGAGTTAAATGCTTTAGCGAATGCTCGTAAGGGGCAAAAACGTATTCGGGTTACTTTAGATGACCTATAA
- a CDS encoding type II toxin-antitoxin system RelE/ParE family toxin — protein sequence MTYKLDFYEDALKEWRKLDGTVREQFRIKLKDRLENPRVPAAKLRDAPNRYKIKLKSVGYRLVYEVLDKEIVVVVVAIGKRNRNEIYRIAAKRL from the coding sequence ATGACCTATAAGCTTGATTTTTATGAAGATGCTTTAAAAGAGTGGCGAAAGTTAGATGGCACAGTAAGAGAGCAATTCAGGATTAAATTAAAGGACCGTTTGGAAAATCCAAGGGTTCCTGCTGCCAAATTGAGAGATGCCCCCAATCGATACAAAATTAAACTTAAAAGTGTTGGGTATCGGTTAGTCTATGAAGTTCTTGATAAAGAAATTGTTGTGGTAGTTGTCGCTATCGGTAAGAGAAATCGAAATGAGATTTATAGGATTGCGGCAAAAAGGTTGTAA
- the nusB gene encoding transcription antitermination factor NusB, giving the protein MNFDTQQLNKPISSVTVKRSLTPRRRAREYALQGVYQWLVVKAAGGFADYATIAKQLGEDPGFKKCQKDLFDHLFSGVVNHFDTLESHIKAHLDRPIEELSPVEFGALLIACFELAQDISVPFKVAINEAVELAKVFGGTDGHKYVNGVLDKLAQQLRPHEM; this is encoded by the coding sequence ATGAATTTCGATACACAACAACTGAATAAGCCTATCTCATCGGTAACGGTCAAGCGTTCACTAACACCACGTCGTCGCGCTCGTGAATACGCCTTACAAGGCGTTTATCAATGGTTGGTAGTTAAAGCGGCCGGTGGCTTTGCTGATTACGCCACAATCGCCAAGCAATTGGGTGAAGATCCTGGTTTTAAAAAATGCCAAAAGGATTTGTTTGATCATTTGTTCTCTGGCGTCGTCAATCATTTTGATACTTTAGAAAGCCATATCAAGGCTCATCTAGACCGCCCGATTGAAGAACTATCACCAGTTGAATTTGGCGCCTTACTTATCGCCTGCTTTGAATTGGCACAAGATATCAGCGTGCCATTTAAGGTTGCGATTAATGAGGCTGTAGAGCTTGCCAAGGTATTTGGTGGTACAGATGGCCATAAGTACGTTAATGGCGTCCTAGACAAGCTAGCGCAGCAGCTTAGACCTCATGAGATGTAA
- the ribH gene encoding 6,7-dimethyl-8-ribityllumazine synthase, protein MPLSQIDRIEADLNGQDLCIGIVQARFNQPICQALTESCVKELLELGVAAEDIVITTVPGALEIPLTLQKLTESGEFDALIALGAVIRGETYHFELVSNESGAGITRVGLDYGIPIANGVLTCETDAQAEARVVEKGRDCARTAVEMANLSIGLTPDDEVEED, encoded by the coding sequence ATGCCACTGTCTCAAATTGATCGAATCGAAGCTGACTTAAACGGTCAAGACCTATGCATTGGCATTGTTCAAGCACGCTTTAATCAACCCATCTGCCAAGCTTTAACAGAGTCTTGCGTTAAAGAATTATTAGAGCTAGGTGTTGCGGCTGAAGATATCGTTATTACAACGGTTCCTGGCGCGTTGGAAATTCCTTTGACATTACAAAAGCTCACTGAGTCTGGTGAATTTGACGCATTAATCGCTTTAGGTGCTGTGATTCGTGGTGAAACCTATCACTTCGAATTAGTTTCTAATGAATCAGGTGCAGGCATCACACGTGTTGGTCTTGACTATGGCATTCCAATCGCTAATGGTGTATTAACTTGCGAGACAGATGCTCAAGCAGAAGCACGTGTCGTTGAAAAAGGTCGCGATTGCGCAAGAACCGCTGTTGAAATGGCGAATCTATCGATTGGTTTAACGCCAGACGATGAAGTAGAAGAAGATTAA
- the ribBA gene encoding bifunctional 3,4-dihydroxy-2-butanone-4-phosphate synthase/GTP cyclohydrolase II, whose amino-acid sequence MSSTAYSLASVEEIIAEMRAGRMVILVDEEDRENEGDLVLAADHVTPEAINFMAKHGRGLICLTLTRERCEQLNLPLMVRDNTAALGTNFTVSIEAAEGVTTGISAADRSHTVKVAVAPNAKPRDIVMPGHIFPLMAQPGGVLVRSGHTEAGCDLAELAGCSPTSVICEIMKDDGEMARLPDLIEFAKEHQLKIGTIVDLIHYRSRNESIISRQASRTFNTPWGPLEGVAYKDSPTGCAHLALVKGKPTANKETLVRVHEPATILDVLETTSSSHSWPVTEAIKTIAESDAGVVVLLNCAGSAAVNTDAWFNQLGKLDGLAPVNPQRKTDFRTYGIGAQILKDLGIRQMKLLANPSRLPTMSGYDLEVTGHMPYQAK is encoded by the coding sequence ATGTCAAGTACAGCCTACTCCCTAGCCAGTGTTGAAGAAATCATCGCCGAAATGCGCGCAGGCCGCATGGTTATTTTGGTCGATGAAGAAGATCGTGAGAATGAAGGCGATCTCGTTTTAGCAGCTGATCATGTCACACCAGAAGCCATCAACTTTATGGCCAAGCATGGTCGCGGCCTAATTTGTTTAACACTCACGCGCGAGCGTTGCGAGCAATTAAATCTTCCTTTAATGGTTAGAGACAATACCGCAGCCTTAGGTACAAATTTCACGGTATCCATTGAAGCCGCAGAAGGTGTTACTACTGGCATCTCTGCCGCTGACCGCTCTCACACAGTGAAAGTCGCGGTAGCCCCCAACGCCAAACCGCGCGATATCGTGATGCCCGGTCATATCTTCCCGTTAATGGCTCAACCAGGCGGCGTACTTGTGCGCTCAGGTCATACAGAAGCAGGTTGCGATTTAGCTGAATTAGCGGGCTGCAGCCCTACTTCCGTGATTTGCGAAATCATGAAAGATGATGGTGAGATGGCTCGCTTACCTGACCTCATCGAATTTGCAAAAGAGCACCAATTAAAAATCGGCACGATTGTGGACTTAATCCACTATCGCAGTCGTAATGAAAGCATCATCAGCCGTCAAGCTAGCCGCACTTTCAATACGCCTTGGGGTCCTCTTGAGGGTGTTGCCTACAAAGATAGTCCAACGGGTTGCGCGCATCTTGCCTTGGTTAAAGGTAAACCTACTGCCAATAAAGAAACCTTGGTACGTGTTCATGAACCAGCGACCATCCTAGATGTTTTAGAAACAACTTCTTCCAGCCATTCTTGGCCAGTAACAGAAGCGATTAAAACAATTGCGGAAAGCGATGCAGGGGTTGTGGTGCTCTTGAATTGCGCAGGCAGTGCAGCTGTGAATACAGATGCCTGGTTCAATCAATTAGGAAAGCTAGACGGTTTAGCACCAGTGAACCCTCAAAGAAAGACTGATTTCCGTACCTACGGTATCGGTGCGCAAATTTTGAAAGATTTAGGCATTCGTCAAATGAAACTATTAGCGAACCCAAGTCGATTACCCACCATGTCTGGTTACGATTTAGAAGTAACTGGTCACATGCCTTATCAAGCCAAATAA
- a CDS encoding riboflavin synthase, producing MFTGIIQAVGKIEKVTPLGDGYRLTINAGGLDMGDVQLGDSIALQGACMTVVEMNATHFSIDISAESINKTTGLNAPGFVNLEKALRVNDRLGGHLVSGHVDGIGAVVTFDQVKDAEGSWHLVIKAPISLAKYLAYKGSIVVNGTSLTVNQIEDVTDGCLMHINLIPHTLENTTLQYLKAGSPVNLEVDLIARYVERMLSTK from the coding sequence ATGTTCACAGGAATTATTCAGGCGGTTGGAAAAATTGAGAAGGTCACACCACTCGGTGATGGCTATCGTTTGACGATTAACGCTGGCGGATTAGATATGGGCGATGTGCAACTAGGCGATAGCATAGCCCTGCAAGGTGCCTGTATGACTGTTGTGGAAATGAATGCCACGCATTTCTCAATCGATATCTCTGCTGAATCTATTAATAAAACTACAGGGCTTAATGCACCGGGTTTTGTGAATTTAGAAAAAGCTTTGCGCGTGAATGATCGTTTAGGCGGACACTTAGTGAGCGGCCATGTTGATGGCATTGGCGCTGTTGTGACATTTGATCAAGTTAAAGATGCCGAAGGATCTTGGCATCTAGTGATTAAAGCCCCGATATCTTTAGCTAAATATCTAGCTTATAAGGGCTCTATTGTGGTGAATGGCACCTCTTTAACGGTCAATCAAATAGAAGATGTCACTGATGGTTGCTTAATGCACATTAATCTCATACCCCATACCCTTGAAAACACAACCCTACAGTACCTCAAAGCTGGCTCCCCAGTTAATTTAGAGGTTGATCTGATTGCTCGGTATGTGGAACGGATGTTGAGCACCAAATAA
- the ribD gene encoding bifunctional diaminohydroxyphosphoribosylaminopyrimidine deaminase/5-amino-6-(5-phosphoribosylamino)uracil reductase RibD has translation MYSTQDHTYMSLALAEAKKALFISNPNPRVGCVLVKNNEVIGLGHTQAVGSHHAEIQALEDARKKGFDIAGATAYVTLEPCCHHGRTPPCTDSLINAKIAKVIAAMEDPNPLVAGKGLETLRQAGIDVRCGLLEKESTELNIGFIHRMRTGMPWVRMKIAASLDGTTALNNGVSQWITSADARHDGHHWRARACCVLTGIGTVKEDNPQMNVRGIDTPRQPIRVLIDSFLEVPADSKILDESLGGHTIIFCGAVEPAHLSKMEKTLKAKNISVVQLPDLSNDKGKVDLQAVLKHLAEKLHINEVHVEAGFKLNGSLLRENCVNELLLYMAPTLLGPGAGLANLPELTNLDQTTRWEFVDQTLVGDDLRLRLYLSSQKNPQKVD, from the coding sequence ATGTATAGCACCCAAGACCATACCTATATGAGCCTTGCCTTAGCGGAAGCTAAAAAGGCTCTTTTTATCAGCAACCCTAATCCAAGGGTGGGCTGTGTTTTGGTCAAAAATAATGAAGTGATTGGGCTAGGACATACTCAAGCGGTTGGCAGCCATCATGCAGAGATACAAGCACTAGAAGATGCTCGCAAAAAAGGTTTTGATATCGCAGGCGCAACAGCCTATGTCACCTTAGAGCCATGCTGTCATCATGGCAGAACACCACCCTGCACAGATAGCCTGATTAACGCAAAAATTGCAAAGGTAATTGCGGCAATGGAAGATCCCAACCCATTGGTTGCGGGTAAAGGTCTAGAGACATTACGCCAAGCAGGCATTGATGTGCGCTGCGGGTTACTAGAGAAAGAATCTACAGAATTAAATATTGGGTTTATTCATCGTATGCGCACTGGTATGCCATGGGTGCGCATGAAAATAGCCGCTAGCCTTGATGGCACAACTGCGCTGAACAATGGTGTCAGTCAATGGATTACTAGCGCCGATGCCAGACATGATGGTCACCATTGGCGCGCTAGAGCTTGCTGTGTTTTAACCGGCATTGGCACTGTTAAAGAAGATAACCCACAGATGAACGTGCGAGGCATAGACACACCACGCCAACCCATCAGAGTTCTAATTGATTCTTTTTTAGAAGTACCAGCGGACTCAAAAATACTTGATGAGTCTTTGGGTGGCCATACGATTATTTTCTGCGGAGCTGTCGAACCAGCTCATTTAAGCAAGATGGAAAAAACACTGAAGGCTAAAAATATTTCCGTTGTTCAATTACCTGATCTGTCAAATGACAAAGGTAAAGTTGACTTACAGGCTGTTTTAAAACATTTAGCCGAGAAACTGCATATCAACGAAGTACATGTTGAGGCTGGCTTTAAATTAAATGGCTCGTTACTGCGTGAAAATTGCGTGAATGAATTATTACTTTATATGGCCCCCACACTTCTTGGGCCTGGCGCTGGATTAGCCAATCTACCGGAATTAACTAATCTAGACCAAACAACCCGTTGGGAATTTGTCGATCAAACTTTGGTTGGCGATGATTTACGCTTGCGTTTATATTTATCCTCGCAAAAGAACCCTCAGAAAGTAGATTAA
- a CDS encoding Tfp pilus assembly protein FimT/FimU: MKKHPHHLKTTALSKKFLGKSSEYGFSLLEVLICIALLSIIALFAAQGFHQQLAIHELDHLSLSFVQDAHLARQTSLQLGDKVSMRPLASHGKRSNWSEGWEIKVGEQLIKSHPNTSRVEVAEYLLKPTQQFTDMSTSLKDRHISFINGNPALLHNGGFVANRIIWQHSRYPKLIRHIILGPGGRWRICNPHEDRQECH; encoded by the coding sequence ATGAAAAAACATCCTCATCATCTAAAAACCACCGCACTATCGAAAAAGTTTCTTGGCAAATCCTCTGAATACGGATTTTCTTTACTAGAAGTACTCATTTGCATTGCCTTATTAAGCATTATTGCTTTATTTGCCGCACAAGGTTTTCATCAACAGCTAGCCATTCATGAGTTAGATCACCTATCGCTTAGCTTCGTGCAGGATGCGCATTTAGCTAGACAAACCTCTCTCCAACTTGGCGATAAAGTTTCCATGCGTCCATTAGCTAGCCATGGGAAAAGATCGAACTGGTCAGAGGGATGGGAGATCAAAGTTGGGGAACAGTTGATTAAGTCTCACCCCAATACTTCTCGGGTAGAAGTTGCAGAATATTTATTAAAACCCACCCAACAATTTACCGATATGAGCACATCACTCAAGGATCGCCACATTAGCTTTATCAATGGGAACCCTGCTCTTTTGCATAATGGTGGTTTTGTTGCGAACCGTATCATTTGGCAACATTCTCGCTATCCTAAGCTGATTCGTCATATCATCTTAGGGCCTGGGGGTCGTTGGCGTATTTGCAACCCCCATGAAGATAGGCAAGAATGTCATTAG
- a CDS encoding PilW family protein, with amino-acid sequence MTLIEVLTSSVMASIVLLASTQACFQVHKAITKQNNLSILQSEAIQAFHMMGLAIQHAQIKTGSPKSSLLKVMAKDSSAPSNKKSGEFQVRKGAASVNSSDAFYTYDAYNKRENGSYKAFFIQQQGHYQNKDGVLYLQTQNKKGALQNDAVMAHVQSMQIKVGVPNASNSILEWMEPYQINDSGRRYPQWKHVRALKIQLVLQRGKTPLELERVFALRH; translated from the coding sequence ATGACACTCATAGAAGTGCTCACATCTTCAGTTATGGCTAGCATTGTCTTATTAGCCAGCACTCAAGCATGTTTTCAAGTACACAAAGCTATTACGAAACAAAACAACCTGAGTATCCTACAAAGTGAAGCCATTCAAGCTTTTCATATGATGGGGCTAGCAATTCAACATGCTCAAATAAAAACAGGCTCACCCAAATCTTCTTTATTAAAGGTGATGGCTAAAGATAGCTCCGCACCTAGCAATAAAAAATCCGGGGAATTCCAAGTACGGAAAGGTGCGGCAAGTGTGAATAGCTCTGATGCTTTTTACACCTACGATGCTTATAACAAAAGAGAAAATGGCTCATACAAAGCTTTTTTCATTCAACAACAGGGACATTATCAAAACAAAGATGGTGTTTTGTATTTACAAACTCAAAATAAAAAAGGCGCCTTACAAAATGATGCTGTCATGGCTCATGTTCAGTCGATGCAAATAAAGGTAGGTGTTCCTAATGCATCCAACAGCATTTTGGAATGGATGGAGCCCTATCAAATCAATGACTCAGGGAGAAGATACCCTCAGTGGAAACATGTGCGCGCTTTAAAAATTCAATTGGTGCTTCAAAGAGGAAAAACGCCACTTGAACTAGAGAGAGTTTTCGCGCTTAGACACTAA
- a CDS encoding prepilin-type N-terminal cleavage/methylation domain-containing protein: MVLDDVDMYPHESPRPPTSFERGFSLLEVLTALTIFSSSYMALMSAHFYISNYTQKQIRELHAITEQSNQYEMNVALVSAEEEE; this comes from the coding sequence TTGGTACTTGATGATGTGGATATGTATCCACACGAGTCACCTAGACCACCAACATCATTTGAACGAGGCTTCTCTTTATTAGAAGTCCTCACAGCGCTCACCATATTTAGCAGCTCCTATATGGCACTGATGTCTGCACATTTTTACATATCCAATTACACCCAAAAACAAATACGAGAGCTTCACGCTATCACCGAGCAAAGTAACCAATATGAAATGAATGTTGCGCTTGTTAGTGCCGAGGAAGAAGAATGA
- the nrdR gene encoding transcriptional regulator NrdR, translated as MHCPFCKHSDTQVLDTRVSEEGDVIKRRRRCEKCDKRFTTYERPELALPAIVKKNGSRVEYNRNKLIDSMGIALRKRPVSAEAVEEAIRNIEERLQATGEKEIASDRVGELVMRELKRLDKIAYIRFASVYKSFADIESFESALKELK; from the coding sequence ATGCACTGCCCCTTCTGCAAACACTCAGATACACAAGTTCTTGATACTCGAGTATCTGAGGAAGGGGACGTCATCAAACGTCGTCGCCGTTGCGAAAAGTGCGATAAGCGTTTTACAACTTACGAACGTCCTGAATTAGCACTACCAGCGATTGTCAAAAAGAATGGCAGTCGTGTGGAGTACAACCGTAATAAATTAATTGACTCTATGGGTATCGCTTTACGCAAACGCCCAGTTTCAGCTGAAGCAGTTGAAGAAGCAATTCGCAATATCGAAGAACGTTTACAAGCAACCGGCGAAAAAGAAATTGCTAGTGATCGTGTTGGCGAACTAGTGATGCGCGAGCTAAAACGCTTAGACAAAATCGCCTATATTCGTTTTGCTTCAGTCTACAAGAGCTTCGCCGACATTGAATCATTCGAGAGCGCATTAAAAGAACTGAAGTAA
- the glyA gene encoding serine hydroxymethyltransferase yields the protein MFQRSQTLAKTDPALWDAIQSENKRQEDHIELIASENYTSPAVLEAQGSQLTNKYAEGYPGKRYYGGCEYVDIAEQLAIDRLKQIFGAEAANVQPHCGASANEAVFLAFLKPGDTIMGMSLAEGGHLTHGMALNMSGKWFNVVPYGLNAQEAIDYDAMERLAHEHKPKLIIAGASAYSLHIDFARFAKVAKDVGALFMVDMAHYAGLIAAGVYPNPVPHADIVTSTTHKSLRGPRGGVILMKAEHEKAINSAIFPGLQGGPLMHVIAAKAVAFKEALEPSFKEYQQQVVINARAMAETLVKRGLRIVSSKTESHVMLVDLRAKNITGKEAERVLGEAHITCNKNAIPNDPEKPFVTSGIRLGSPAMTTRGFKEAEAIQVANLVADVLDNPNDAANIAKVREQVAALTKRFPVYSN from the coding sequence ATGTTCCAACGCAGTCAAACATTGGCAAAAACTGATCCCGCATTGTGGGATGCCATCCAGTCAGAAAACAAGCGTCAAGAAGACCATATTGAGCTTATTGCCTCAGAAAACTATACGTCTCCAGCCGTTTTAGAAGCCCAAGGCTCACAATTAACGAATAAATATGCTGAAGGCTATCCTGGCAAGCGCTACTACGGTGGCTGTGAATACGTGGATATCGCAGAACAGCTAGCAATTGACCGCTTAAAACAGATTTTTGGCGCGGAAGCTGCCAACGTACAACCTCACTGCGGCGCATCGGCCAACGAGGCAGTATTTTTAGCATTCTTAAAGCCAGGCGACACCATTATGGGTATGAGCCTAGCTGAAGGTGGTCACTTAACTCACGGCATGGCTCTTAATATGAGCGGCAAGTGGTTTAACGTGGTCCCTTATGGCTTAAACGCTCAAGAAGCAATCGATTACGACGCTATGGAGCGCCTAGCTCACGAGCACAAGCCTAAGCTCATTATTGCCGGCGCTTCTGCTTACTCATTGCATATCGACTTTGCTCGCTTTGCTAAGGTTGCCAAAGATGTTGGCGCGTTGTTCATGGTGGACATGGCTCACTACGCAGGTTTGATTGCTGCTGGCGTTTATCCAAACCCAGTACCTCATGCCGATATCGTGACATCAACAACTCATAAGAGTTTGCGTGGTCCACGTGGTGGCGTGATTTTGATGAAAGCTGAACATGAAAAAGCCATCAACTCAGCTATTTTCCCAGGCCTGCAAGGCGGCCCTTTGATGCACGTGATTGCCGCTAAAGCTGTTGCGTTTAAAGAAGCTCTAGAGCCTTCATTTAAAGAGTATCAACAACAAGTTGTTATCAACGCTCGTGCAATGGCTGAAACACTAGTTAAGCGTGGTTTACGTATTGTTTCTAGCAAAACCGAGTCTCATGTGATGCTAGTGGACCTACGCGCCAAGAACATTACAGGTAAGGAAGCGGAACGCGTTTTGGGTGAAGCACACATTACTTGTAACAAAAATGCGATCCCTAACGATCCAGAAAAACCATTTGTAACAAGTGGTATTCGGTTAGGCTCACCAGCGATGACAACTCGTGGATTTAAAGAAGCTGAAGCTATTCAAGTAGCAAACTTGGTAGCAGATGTTTTAGATAATCCTAACGATGCTGCCAATATCGCTAAAGTACGTGAGCAAGTAGCCGCTTTAACTAAGCGCTTCCCTGTTTACAGCAACTAA
- a CDS encoding SDR family oxidoreductase, whose amino-acid sequence MTKLTVLVTGATAGFGEAIARRYLSEGHQVIAAGRRADRLEALKKSLPADQQARLHTTILDVTNKDVVFALPGQLPKDFANVSVLVNNAGLALGLEPAHQVALDDWEKMVDTNIKGLMYMTRAFLPGMVERGRGHVFNLGSIAGRYPYPGGNVYGGTKAFVRQFSLNLKSDLLGTPVRVTDVAPGLCSGTEFSNVRFKGDDAKAAKVYDGVQALTATDIAESVYWASTLPAHVNINVIEMMPTCQAAGPLAVHRKTS is encoded by the coding sequence ATGACAAAGCTAACTGTATTGGTAACAGGAGCAACTGCTGGTTTTGGCGAAGCCATTGCTAGACGATACTTGTCTGAAGGCCATCAGGTGATTGCCGCAGGACGCCGCGCCGACCGTTTAGAGGCCCTCAAGAAGAGCTTGCCGGCCGATCAGCAGGCTCGTTTACACACCACTATTTTGGATGTGACCAATAAAGATGTGGTTTTTGCTCTTCCAGGCCAATTGCCTAAAGATTTCGCGAATGTGAGTGTTTTGGTGAATAACGCCGGTTTAGCTCTAGGTTTGGAGCCAGCCCATCAAGTCGCTTTGGATGACTGGGAGAAAATGGTGGATACCAATATCAAGGGGTTGATGTACATGACCAGAGCTTTTTTACCAGGTATGGTGGAGCGCGGGCGTGGCCATGTCTTTAATTTAGGCTCTATCGCTGGTCGTTACCCTTACCCTGGCGGTAACGTGTATGGCGGCACTAAAGCGTTTGTACGCCAATTTAGTTTAAATCTGAAGTCTGATTTATTAGGTACGCCAGTGCGCGTGACGGATGTTGCGCCGGGCCTTTGCTCTGGTACAGAGTTCTCCAATGTGCGCTTTAAAGGAGATGACGCTAAGGCCGCCAAGGTCTACGACGGTGTTCAGGCTTTAACGGCTACGGATATTGCAGAGTCAGTTTATTGGGCATCGACATTACCAGCTCATGTGAATATCAACGTGATTGAAATGATGCCAACTTGCCAAGCAGCAGGCCCCTTGGCTGTCCATCGCAAGACGAGCTAG
- the tolQ gene encoding protein TolQ — protein MHATQDLSILSLVLNASVLVQLVMLLLLSLSVASWTIIFKKGISLKAVRQDTERFERDFWSGGDLNTLLEGAKRNQDPAASLERIFESGMQEFLKGKEIDGARRAMKAAYQREMDTLEANLPFLASVGSVSPYIGLFGTVWGIMNSFRGLANVQQATLASVAPGIAEALVATAIGLFAAIPAVVAYNRNAADIDRLAIRFETFIEEFSNILQRQQSRY, from the coding sequence ATGCACGCTACTCAAGATTTATCCATATTGTCATTAGTGCTCAACGCCAGTGTGTTGGTGCAGTTAGTGATGCTCTTATTACTAAGTCTTTCAGTAGCGTCCTGGACGATTATTTTTAAAAAAGGGATTTCTCTTAAAGCTGTTCGCCAAGACACGGAGCGTTTTGAGCGCGACTTTTGGTCGGGTGGTGATTTAAATACTTTATTAGAAGGTGCTAAGCGCAATCAAGACCCGGCGGCTTCTTTAGAGCGTATTTTTGAAAGCGGCATGCAAGAGTTTTTAAAGGGTAAAGAAATTGATGGTGCCCGTCGCGCCATGAAAGCAGCTTACCAACGTGAGATGGATACTTTGGAAGCCAACTTGCCATTTTTAGCATCAGTAGGCTCTGTATCGCCTTACATCGGTTTGTTTGGAACAGTCTGGGGGATCATGAATTCTTTCCGCGGGTTGGCAAACGTTCAGCAAGCAACACTAGCAAGTGTGGCGCCGGGTATTGCCGAAGCTTTAGTAGCAACAGCAATTGGTCTGTTTGCGGCGATTCCAGCGGTGGTAGCTTACAACCGTAATGCAGCTGATATTGATCGTTTAGCAATTCGTTTTGAAACATTCATCGAAGAGTTTTCTAATATTCTTCAACGTCAACAATCGCGTTATTAA